One region of Chryseobacterium sp. SORGH_AS_0447 genomic DNA includes:
- a CDS encoding T9SS type A sorting domain-containing protein, with the protein MRKIAVGLGLLVVAGDYSYAQQWENIGGGSVISTGGSSFNNLCISATGKYFISYYDVAAAKGSVQVFDGNAWSYVGGSPGITNSYATFNSLSLAPNGNIYYTNQGTGLEVREFNGTAWSQLPSPTTSTVNYQASAVSPSNVLFTYATHNSGTVQRFVNGAWEQVGNTGFSGGAAFAEMVIGSNNKVYTCNVASGVKVYENTTTATASDNWTLVGGSIVDAASSSEQYNSDLAIDENNNLYVAYVSNSANGQKLNVKKFNGTAWVQVGNANFSSGRVQHVAIAVTVTGTPYVVASRWENDDFSKNTVYKLDAATQTWSAFGGSFISDGQAVYNDLAYDKTNNYLVLAYSQSGTRVKRISLTPACNNTDPGNNTGDLGCVRFNYRGQQVSYTTVRAADGKVWLQQNLGSTQTATSFDDTNAYGDLFQWGRWDDGHQLRNSATTAAPSANSPDGLAGTNAFVIGSSSSSWWATNATSDGWNADSSSSVTSVKGADPCKAVGQGWRLPTSAEWVTLVGAEGINNPATAYASSLKLPAGGYRSNTTGAFTFVGQRGYFWSSDTANSGGKYLYVGSSIVTPASGGPRGQGESVRCIKDFSALATSDIGLAVKSIQVYPNPTNGILNVKSDSSIEAVHITNAVGQKIEAQFSGNQINMQGMPKGMYMIEIKLKGQQQAISKKVIKN; encoded by the coding sequence ATGCGAAAAATAGCTGTCGGTTTGGGGCTGTTGGTTGTCGCCGGAGATTACTCTTACGCCCAGCAATGGGAAAATATAGGAGGAGGATCTGTTATTTCTACAGGAGGTTCAAGTTTTAATAATTTATGTATCAGTGCAACGGGGAAGTACTTTATTTCTTATTATGATGTTGCAGCAGCAAAAGGTTCGGTACAGGTGTTCGATGGAAATGCATGGTCTTACGTGGGGGGTAGTCCCGGGATTACCAACAGTTATGCAACATTCAATTCCCTGTCATTGGCTCCTAACGGAAATATCTATTATACGAATCAGGGAACCGGACTGGAAGTTCGTGAATTTAACGGGACTGCCTGGTCGCAGTTGCCGAGCCCTACTACTTCTACCGTAAATTATCAGGCTTCTGCCGTTTCTCCGTCTAATGTTCTGTTTACTTATGCCACTCATAATTCGGGAACGGTTCAGCGTTTTGTAAACGGAGCCTGGGAACAGGTCGGAAATACCGGGTTTTCCGGAGGAGCTGCTTTTGCGGAAATGGTGATCGGCAGCAACAATAAAGTCTATACCTGCAACGTAGCCAGCGGTGTAAAAGTATATGAAAATACAACAACGGCAACGGCTTCAGACAACTGGACCCTCGTGGGCGGAAGTATTGTGGACGCTGCATCATCCAGTGAGCAGTACAATTCGGACCTTGCGATCGATGAGAATAATAACCTGTATGTGGCTTATGTTTCCAACTCTGCCAACGGACAGAAATTAAATGTAAAAAAATTCAATGGGACAGCCTGGGTGCAGGTAGGAAATGCTAACTTTTCCAGTGGCAGGGTACAGCATGTGGCCATTGCCGTTACAGTTACGGGAACACCTTACGTCGTAGCCAGCCGGTGGGAGAATGATGATTTTTCAAAAAATACGGTGTATAAGCTGGACGCTGCTACCCAAACTTGGAGCGCATTCGGAGGCAGTTTTATTTCCGATGGACAGGCTGTTTATAATGACCTCGCTTACGATAAAACCAATAATTATCTGGTATTGGCCTACTCTCAAAGCGGAACAAGAGTGAAAAGAATTTCTCTTACTCCGGCCTGCAACAATACGGATCCTGGTAACAATACGGGAGACCTGGGCTGTGTACGATTCAATTACCGAGGCCAGCAGGTAAGCTATACTACCGTAAGAGCTGCAGATGGAAAAGTATGGCTTCAGCAGAATCTCGGCAGTACACAGACCGCCACATCTTTTGATGATACGAATGCTTACGGAGACCTTTTCCAGTGGGGAAGATGGGATGACGGCCATCAGCTGAGAAACTCTGCCACGACAGCAGCGCCTTCTGCAAATTCACCGGATGGCTTAGCCGGAACCAATGCTTTTGTCATTGGCTCAAGCAGTTCTTCCTGGTGGGCAACAAATGCAACGAGTGATGGGTGGAATGCAGATTCTTCATCCTCGGTAACGTCGGTAAAAGGGGCAGATCCATGTAAAGCGGTAGGTCAGGGCTGGAGACTTCCTACATCAGCAGAATGGGTAACTTTGGTTGGAGCAGAAGGAATCAATAATCCGGCAACGGCCTATGCCAGTTCTCTGAAACTGCCGGCAGGAGGGTACAGAAGCAATACGACCGGAGCTTTTACCTTTGTCGGGCAGCGCGGGTATTTCTGGAGTTCCGACACAGCGAATTCCGGAGGGAAGTATTTATATGTCGGATCCTCAATCGTAACGCCGGCTTCCGGAGGTCCGAGAGGTCAGGGAGAATCAGTAAGATGTATTAAAGATTTCTCTGCACTGGCTACGTCTGACATTGGCCTTGCTGTAAAATCCATCCAGGTATATCCGAACCCGACCAATGGAATTTTAAACGTTAAATCGGATTCATCAATTGAGGCCGTACATATTACAAATGCAGTAGGGCAGAAAATAGAGGCTCAGTTCTCAGGAAACCAGATCAATATGCAGGGAATGCCTAAAGGAATGTATATGATAGAAATAAAATTAAAAGGTCAGCAGCAGGCCATTTCCAAAAAAGTGATTAAGAATTAA
- a CDS encoding alpha-amylase family glycosyl hydrolase, translating to MRKFYSGLLLLMVAFAFGQISYTITPNPFNETNAITLTVPGNQIDETAWGVSNNAIYIWSWSLDTNYQNSQDCPTNGSWNNSNEANRLSYNAATDTYSLSFTPTTFYGRTGIGRFGFLLKDKTGAHQTSPDIYVNVGILNLTMTNPAANSLTSVPVGNSINVTATTNVNATFQLKANGMVVNSTSTPSTSYSYSYTVTQDANMELIATDANSTVKNATFTLQVPRNVVSQAIPSWIRQGINYNLTDNTKVGLALYAPFKNFVHVIGSFNNWTVNDAYLMKRDTTNPDLYWIELNGLTPQQLYTFQYRTNDLRKVADPYSPQILSSYDDQYISASTYPNLPAFPAGQGFEVSMFKTGQASYNWQVTNFQRPSKDNLVVYELLLRDFTQEKNWQSLINKITYLKGLNINAIELMPIMEFEGNLSWGYNTSFHYALDKAYGTPEKFKEFVDVCHQNGIAVILDVAFNHATGRSPLARLWNIDPDGDGYGDIAANNPYFNQVPKHSYNVFNDFNHTSASTKYYVERCLQQWLTEYRIDGFRWDLTKGFTQNCSENDETCTNAYQQDRVDILKYYADRQWAIDPNSYMIFEHLGTDSEEQQWANYRIAEGKGVMMWNNQNGPYNQNAMGYKENSNYDRMNHSLHGFTNMSGVGYGESHDEERLMFKNLAYGAVNGSYDVKNLNTALERMKTFGATFFTIPGPKMIWQFGELGYEFSINRCQDGTINNGCRTDQKPIAFALNYDTNTNRKAVYDTWAKIINFRNLYPVFRSKTYTIESNNLSNDPNGLITRIYVYDNLLTSGMKNVVVLANYTTAAQNVVPYFPYTGQWQNLMDNSVINVTSTTAPINLQPGEFRILGNYTTNLSTTDVNAENKLSLQIADNPVRNGLAKLIYHKAKNGEISIYDISGRKMDLFKLTGDNGTYELKTNYPAGTYLVHLKSDTGVAVQKMIVK from the coding sequence ATGAGAAAGTTTTATTCAGGTCTTTTATTGCTGATGGTAGCCTTTGCGTTCGGCCAGATCAGTTATACCATTACACCGAATCCGTTCAATGAAACGAACGCGATTACCTTAACCGTCCCGGGAAATCAGATTGATGAAACAGCCTGGGGCGTTTCGAACAACGCCATTTACATCTGGTCCTGGTCGCTGGATACCAACTACCAGAACAGCCAAGACTGTCCTACCAACGGCAGCTGGAACAATTCCAACGAGGCCAACAGGCTCAGCTATAATGCAGCTACCGATACCTATTCCCTGTCTTTTACCCCCACCACTTTTTACGGGAGAACGGGCATCGGGAGGTTTGGCTTTTTATTAAAAGATAAAACGGGAGCTCACCAGACCTCACCGGATATCTACGTTAATGTCGGAATCTTAAACCTGACCATGACCAATCCTGCGGCAAACAGCTTAACATCCGTTCCGGTAGGGAATTCGATCAACGTTACGGCGACAACAAATGTAAACGCCACTTTCCAGCTGAAAGCCAACGGAATGGTGGTGAATTCTACATCAACACCTTCCACTTCCTATTCCTACAGTTACACCGTAACCCAGGATGCGAATATGGAACTTATTGCAACGGATGCCAATTCAACGGTAAAAAATGCAACATTCACGTTGCAGGTTCCGAGAAATGTGGTTTCACAGGCTATTCCGAGCTGGATCAGGCAGGGGATCAATTACAACCTTACCGATAATACAAAGGTTGGGCTGGCTTTGTATGCTCCATTTAAAAATTTCGTCCACGTGATCGGAAGTTTCAATAACTGGACGGTAAATGATGCGTATCTGATGAAGAGAGACACAACCAATCCGGATTTATACTGGATTGAGCTGAACGGTCTTACGCCACAGCAACTGTATACTTTCCAGTACAGGACCAATGATCTCAGAAAAGTGGCAGATCCTTATTCTCCGCAGATTTTATCTTCTTATGACGATCAGTATATTTCAGCTTCTACCTATCCGAATCTGCCGGCATTCCCTGCTGGGCAGGGCTTTGAAGTTTCTATGTTTAAAACCGGGCAGGCGTCGTATAACTGGCAGGTGACCAATTTCCAGCGTCCTTCCAAAGATAATCTGGTGGTTTATGAATTGTTATTGAGGGATTTTACGCAGGAAAAAAACTGGCAGTCACTGATCAATAAAATTACGTATTTAAAAGGATTAAATATCAACGCGATCGAGCTGATGCCGATCATGGAATTTGAAGGAAACCTGTCATGGGGTTACAATACTTCTTTCCATTACGCATTGGATAAAGCGTATGGGACGCCGGAAAAATTCAAGGAATTCGTAGATGTGTGCCACCAGAACGGAATCGCGGTCATTCTGGATGTTGCTTTCAATCATGCCACCGGGCGTTCACCATTAGCAAGACTTTGGAATATTGATCCGGATGGAGACGGCTACGGAGATATTGCAGCAAACAATCCTTACTTTAATCAGGTTCCTAAACATTCTTACAATGTATTTAATGATTTCAATCATACAAGTGCTTCAACTAAATATTACGTTGAAAGATGCCTTCAGCAATGGCTGACGGAATACCGCATCGACGGTTTCCGTTGGGATTTAACGAAAGGTTTTACCCAGAACTGCTCTGAAAATGATGAAACCTGTACCAATGCTTATCAGCAGGACCGGGTGGATATTTTAAAATATTATGCCGACCGGCAGTGGGCTATTGACCCGAACTCTTACATGATCTTTGAGCATCTGGGAACAGATTCGGAAGAGCAGCAGTGGGCCAATTACAGGATTGCCGAAGGAAAAGGCGTGATGATGTGGAACAACCAGAACGGGCCTTATAACCAGAATGCCATGGGCTATAAGGAAAACAGCAATTACGACAGAATGAACCATTCTCTTCACGGTTTTACCAATATGTCTGGCGTAGGTTATGGAGAGAGCCATGATGAGGAAAGGTTGATGTTCAAAAACCTGGCGTACGGCGCTGTGAACGGAAGCTATGATGTGAAAAACTTAAACACGGCATTGGAGAGAATGAAAACTTTCGGTGCGACATTCTTTACCATTCCGGGTCCGAAAATGATCTGGCAGTTTGGGGAGCTGGGTTATGAATTCAGCATCAACCGATGCCAGGACGGAACAATAAACAACGGATGCCGGACAGACCAGAAACCGATTGCGTTTGCATTGAATTACGATACGAATACCAACAGGAAGGCGGTTTACGATACCTGGGCGAAAATAATCAATTTCAGAAATCTGTATCCGGTTTTCAGATCAAAAACCTATACTATCGAATCCAACAACCTGTCCAACGATCCGAATGGGCTGATTACCCGAATTTACGTATATGATAATCTGTTGACATCAGGAATGAAAAACGTAGTGGTATTGGCAAACTACACGACGGCTGCTCAGAATGTGGTTCCATACTTTCCTTATACCGGGCAGTGGCAGAACCTGATGGATAACTCTGTGATCAACGTAACATCCACAACGGCTCCGATAAACCTTCAGCCGGGCGAGTTCAGGATCCTTGGAAATTATACAACCAATTTATCCACCACCGATGTAAACGCCGAAAACAAGCTTTCTCTTCAGATTGCGGATAACCCGGTGAGAAACGGTCTGGCTAAATTAATTTATCATAAAGCGAAGAATGGGGAAATCTCCATCTACGATATAAGCGGTAGAAAAATGGATTTATTCAAGCTTACCGGTGACAACGGAACCTATGAACTGAAAACAAATTATCCTGCTGGAACCTATCTTGTTCATTTAAAATCAGATACGGGCGTAGCTGTTCAGAAAATGATTGTGAAATAG
- a CDS encoding TonB-dependent siderophore receptor yields the protein MKKLSASILLLTVGFLSAQEQEQEKKIEDVVIVGSRNARRTKLETPAPVDIINIEKIQKSSPQITVQDLLNYVIPSFNAVRQSASDGTEHIDPVTLRGMGPDQVLVLVNGKRRHTTSLVNYQNTVGNGSVGTDLSTIPIIAIDRIEVLRDGAAAQYGSDAIAGVVNIILKKDLGGTGSLTYGISGRNDGETYQAGANYGTSLGKKDGYISLSLQLNHRGKTTRTQNHNLDIFGDNFAYDFAADPAAARAADDAVIQQRGLTRDDFNFQIGDAKIRQAQMFFNSEYPFNDHLKLYSFGGFSIKEGQGFGFRRLPSETSNNVYSIYPNGFQPVLGSKVYDISYAVGTKYNKNDWFFDLSNTFGSNTFNYDVSHTVNASLGANSPTSFYAGAHSFLQNTVNLDISKNIKNFNVAFGGEFRFEQYDIKSGEEASYLRYDIYGNPVTANTDPNTVSGAGGSQSFIGFSPQNALSKSRHSVAAYADLSYDLDKKLNVDLAGRFENYSDFGSTLNGKLAVRYEFVKNYAIRAAVGTGFRAPSLQQQYFNNSYADISTTGNSIVTKGIFNNDSEAARALGFDRLKQETSVNGSAGFTLRPVSRLLITLDGYLIKVKDRIVITSNITDDRLAVYGVESGRFFANAIDTETKGVDLVVAYDWRLGGGNLNINLAGNYTETKITDFHFPENLQTPQNEFFGPDQINIIESLSPKTKATLGLNYGIGKFNFLVRNTYFGKVIRDGYPFGGVQEFAPKVVTDVSVGYDFTKNINLTVGANNVFDVFPDLQIYENSYYGVFKYAPVQMGTFGNYFFGRLNFTF from the coding sequence ATGAAGAAGCTCAGCGCAAGTATACTGCTATTAACGGTTGGATTTTTATCGGCACAGGAACAGGAGCAGGAAAAAAAGATTGAAGATGTTGTTATCGTAGGGAGCAGGAATGCCAGGAGAACCAAACTGGAAACGCCCGCTCCGGTAGACATCATTAACATCGAAAAAATACAAAAATCTTCACCCCAGATTACGGTTCAGGATCTGTTGAATTATGTGATTCCGTCTTTCAACGCAGTTCGCCAGTCGGCTTCGGACGGTACCGAACACATCGATCCCGTAACGCTGAGGGGAATGGGTCCGGATCAGGTCCTGGTTTTGGTAAATGGAAAAAGACGGCATACTACCTCTTTGGTAAATTATCAGAATACGGTGGGGAATGGTTCTGTAGGAACCGATTTAAGCACGATTCCCATTATTGCGATCGACAGGATCGAGGTGTTGAGAGATGGTGCTGCCGCACAATACGGCTCTGACGCAATTGCCGGGGTAGTTAACATTATTCTTAAAAAAGATTTAGGAGGAACGGGAAGCCTTACTTACGGGATTTCCGGTCGTAATGATGGGGAAACATACCAGGCAGGCGCAAATTATGGAACTTCGCTGGGGAAAAAAGACGGCTACATCAGCTTGTCCCTCCAGTTGAACCATAGGGGAAAGACAACGAGAACGCAAAATCATAACCTTGATATTTTCGGAGATAATTTTGCTTACGATTTTGCGGCCGATCCTGCTGCTGCAAGGGCTGCGGATGATGCAGTTATTCAGCAGAGGGGATTAACCCGCGACGATTTCAATTTTCAGATCGGGGATGCTAAGATCAGGCAGGCTCAGATGTTTTTTAATTCCGAATATCCTTTTAATGATCATCTCAAGCTTTATTCTTTCGGAGGATTCAGTATTAAAGAAGGGCAGGGCTTTGGTTTCAGAAGGTTGCCTAGCGAAACTTCAAACAATGTATATTCTATTTATCCAAACGGTTTTCAGCCGGTTCTGGGATCAAAAGTATACGATATTTCTTATGCGGTTGGAACGAAGTACAATAAAAATGACTGGTTTTTTGATCTCAGCAATACGTTCGGAAGCAATACGTTTAATTATGATGTAAGCCATACGGTGAATGCTTCTTTAGGAGCAAATTCTCCCACCAGTTTTTATGCGGGGGCACACAGCTTTCTTCAGAATACAGTCAATCTGGATATTTCAAAAAATATTAAAAACTTCAACGTGGCCTTCGGGGGTGAATTCAGGTTTGAGCAGTACGATATTAAATCCGGAGAGGAGGCGTCTTATCTGAGATACGATATTTATGGCAACCCTGTGACTGCTAATACAGATCCGAATACGGTATCCGGAGCTGGAGGATCCCAGTCATTTATAGGGTTTTCTCCACAGAATGCATTATCAAAATCAAGGCATTCCGTAGCAGCTTATGCGGATCTTTCTTATGATCTGGATAAAAAGCTGAATGTAGACCTGGCCGGAAGATTCGAAAATTATTCGGATTTTGGAAGTACCCTGAATGGAAAGCTGGCGGTGAGGTATGAATTTGTTAAAAATTATGCCATCCGTGCAGCGGTTGGAACAGGCTTCCGGGCACCTTCGCTTCAGCAGCAGTATTTTAATAATTCCTATGCGGATATTTCCACAACCGGAAATTCAATCGTTACCAAAGGCATCTTCAATAATGACAGTGAGGCAGCAAGAGCACTTGGCTTCGACCGGTTAAAGCAGGAAACTTCTGTGAATGGAAGTGCCGGATTCACCTTGAGGCCGGTCAGCCGACTTTTGATTACTCTGGACGGATATCTCATAAAAGTAAAAGACCGGATTGTGATCACGAGTAATATTACTGATGACCGGCTGGCGGTTTACGGGGTCGAAAGCGGGAGGTTTTTTGCCAATGCTATTGATACGGAAACCAAAGGGGTTGATTTGGTGGTTGCTTATGACTGGAGGCTGGGAGGCGGTAATCTGAACATCAACCTGGCCGGAAATTATACCGAAACAAAAATTACGGATTTCCATTTTCCGGAAAATTTGCAGACTCCGCAGAATGAATTTTTCGGCCCCGATCAGATCAACATTATCGAAAGCCTGTCCCCGAAAACAAAAGCAACCTTGGGGCTAAACTACGGCATCGGGAAATTTAATTTTCTGGTGAGAAATACGTACTTCGGAAAAGTAATACGGGACGGTTATCCTTTCGGCGGCGTACAGGAGTTTGCCCCAAAAGTTGTAACGGATGTGAGTGTGGGCTATGATTTTACAAAAAACATCAACTTAACTGTGGGGGCCAACAATGTTTTTGATGTTTTCCCGGATCTTCAGATTTATGAAAATTCATACTACGGGGTTTTCAAATATGCTCCGGTCCAGATGGGAACATTTGGCAATTATTTCTTCGGAAGGCTTAATTTTACATTTTAA
- a CDS encoding APC family permease, with protein sequence MDSTSHQIGWKTAVAIVVSNMIGTGIFTTLGFQLTDITNTYSILLLWVIGGILALFGAFCYAELGSHFKGNGGDFIYLKETYHPLLGYLVSWISLIIGFSSPVALAALAMSKYLSAFDFSFGNGFAIGIIFLVSLFLSFSLKASSRFHNFFTLIKVAFIVVLIILGVVLSGSGAIGNSLVFDDSWRDEIMLPAFATSLVFVTYSYTGWNSASYIAGEIKEVDKNLPKSLIVGTVFVTVCYLLVNFIMLKHAPVSQLAGKEDVMGEAANNMLGHTFGRVVNVFIALQLVATISGYLWVGSRLTQAFAKENRLWKSLSVGNRKGIPVRAVFAHAVIATLIILTGSFKEIFVYTAFILQLFASLAISTAYFIKKDQRRIFKSNLFYVFPTVFLLFSVYILYFTFIHNPKESIIGLGIVALGIILYWVDKRLTK encoded by the coding sequence ATGGATTCTACCTCACATCAGATCGGCTGGAAAACGGCAGTGGCCATTGTGGTTTCAAACATGATCGGCACCGGTATTTTTACCACGCTGGGTTTTCAGCTTACCGATATTACCAATACGTACAGCATCTTGCTCCTTTGGGTGATCGGAGGAATTCTGGCGTTGTTCGGTGCTTTTTGCTACGCCGAGCTGGGCTCGCATTTCAAAGGAAACGGCGGGGATTTCATCTACCTGAAAGAAACCTATCACCCGCTTTTGGGCTATCTGGTAAGCTGGATTTCCCTGATCATCGGGTTTTCTTCTCCGGTAGCCCTCGCGGCGCTGGCGATGTCAAAGTACCTTTCTGCTTTTGATTTCTCTTTCGGGAACGGTTTTGCGATCGGAATTATTTTTCTGGTTTCGCTGTTCTTGTCATTCAGTTTAAAGGCTTCAAGCCGGTTCCATAACTTTTTTACATTGATTAAAGTTGCCTTTATTGTTGTTTTAATTATTCTTGGGGTCGTGCTTTCAGGATCCGGGGCAATAGGTAACAGCCTTGTCTTTGATGACTCCTGGCGGGATGAAATCATGCTGCCTGCTTTTGCCACCTCGCTGGTTTTTGTGACCTATTCATACACCGGCTGGAATTCGGCATCTTATATTGCGGGTGAAATTAAGGAAGTGGATAAAAACCTTCCCAAATCACTGATTGTAGGAACGGTTTTCGTAACGGTTTGCTACCTTCTGGTGAATTTCATTATGCTGAAACATGCGCCGGTGAGCCAGCTGGCCGGTAAAGAAGATGTAATGGGAGAAGCGGCGAATAATATGCTGGGGCATACTTTCGGTAGAGTCGTGAATGTCTTCATCGCCTTACAGCTGGTAGCGACAATCAGCGGATATCTCTGGGTAGGATCCAGGCTGACGCAGGCTTTTGCAAAAGAAAACCGGTTATGGAAATCTTTATCCGTCGGTAACCGCAAAGGAATTCCGGTCCGCGCTGTTTTTGCCCATGCTGTAATTGCCACGCTCATTATTCTGACCGGAAGTTTTAAAGAAATCTTTGTGTACACGGCTTTTATTCTCCAGCTGTTTGCAAGTCTGGCAATCTCTACGGCTTATTTCATTAAAAAAGATCAGAGAAGAATATTCAAATCGAATCTGTTTTATGTTTTTCCTACGGTTTTCCTGCTGTTCAGTGTATATATCTTGTACTTTACCTTCATCCACAACCCGAAAGAAAGCATCATCGGCCTTGGCATTGTAGCCCTTGGGATTATTTTGTACTGGGTAGACAAGCGATTGACTAAATGA
- a CDS encoding helix-turn-helix domain-containing protein, with translation MYSIDNKQYPCSTSLTMKYIGGKWKAVILIHLIKKKRYSELRKECMLITERTLSLQLKELEADGLITRTVYTSKPPLKVDYELTEFGKTLIPLLKAIDQWGKETANKNEKIAIL, from the coding sequence ATGTACAGTATAGATAACAAACAGTACCCATGCAGCACCAGCCTTACCATGAAATACATAGGCGGAAAGTGGAAAGCGGTAATACTTATCCATTTAATCAAAAAAAAGAGATACAGCGAACTGAGAAAAGAATGCATGCTTATTACCGAAAGAACCTTAAGCCTGCAGCTGAAAGAACTGGAAGCAGACGGCCTGATTACACGCACCGTATACACCAGCAAACCTCCGTTGAAGGTAGATTATGAACTAACTGAATTCGGGAAAACTCTTATTCCGCTACTCAAAGCCATTGACCAATGGGGAAAAGAAACAGCGAATAAAAATGAGAAAATAGCGATTCTATAA
- a CDS encoding L-dopachrome tautomerase-related protein, whose translation MNKCILAMGLLIGIYTYSQKVSHKIFAEVDQAVGNIAFTHQGNLVYSHHPFFNPSYRVVSYNAETKTTQPFPNKEWNTPRETDDHYLSNVLGIRNDENGIVWMLDMGQRNPVTPKIVGWNTVADKLERIYYLPETSVVHESQPNDLIVDTRHGVFVIADEGIGNSGDGSKAALIIVDMKTGKTRRVLQGSGTTVPENRPTVINGKPLSVNGKNLLVGCDGITADRNFEWLYYAPLNGSKLYRVKLDDLLNENLSERKLSERVETYSEKPNNGGLSIDQNGNIYLTAMESNSVAVILAKDRSVHSVFSDNKLLWPDGVSYNMNDGYMYVSAAQVHLGASFNQGNNKAKAPYYIFRFKPLAKGVPYR comes from the coding sequence ATGAATAAATGTATTTTGGCAATGGGCTTACTGATAGGAATATATACCTATTCGCAAAAGGTCAGTCATAAAATCTTTGCAGAAGTTGATCAGGCGGTAGGAAATATTGCTTTTACCCACCAGGGAAATTTGGTATACAGTCATCATCCCTTCTTTAATCCTTCTTACCGTGTGGTATCGTATAATGCGGAAACAAAAACGACCCAGCCCTTTCCCAATAAAGAATGGAATACTCCCAGAGAAACCGATGATCATTATTTGAGTAATGTTTTAGGGATCCGCAATGATGAAAACGGGATTGTCTGGATGCTCGATATGGGTCAGCGTAACCCTGTAACGCCTAAAATCGTAGGTTGGAATACGGTTGCCGATAAACTTGAAAGGATCTATTATTTACCGGAAACTTCAGTTGTCCACGAATCTCAGCCCAATGATCTGATTGTAGATACCAGGCATGGGGTATTTGTAATTGCTGATGAAGGCATTGGAAACAGCGGCGATGGGAGTAAGGCTGCCTTAATTATTGTTGATATGAAAACAGGCAAAACAAGAAGGGTATTGCAGGGCTCCGGAACTACCGTGCCTGAAAACAGACCCACTGTCATCAACGGGAAACCGCTTTCGGTAAATGGTAAAAATCTTTTGGTCGGCTGTGACGGCATAACGGCAGACCGGAACTTTGAATGGCTGTATTATGCACCGTTAAACGGGAGTAAACTGTACCGTGTAAAGCTGGACGATTTGTTAAATGAAAATCTTTCTGAAAGAAAATTGTCCGAAAGAGTAGAAACCTATTCGGAAAAGCCCAACAACGGAGGATTGAGCATAGACCAAAACGGGAATATATATTTAACTGCGATGGAAAGCAATAGTGTGGCGGTAATCCTGGCAAAAGACCGAAGTGTCCATTCTGTTTTCAGTGATAACAAATTATTGTGGCCGGATGGGGTAAGCTATAATATGAATGATGGATATATGTATGTTTCAGCGGCGCAGGTGCATTTGGGTGCCTCTTTTAATCAGGGAAATAATAAGGCAAAGGCTCCATATTATATTTTCAGGTTTAAACCTCTGGCAAAAGGAGTTCCGTATAGGTAA
- a CDS encoding lamin tail domain-containing protein has product MKKVFTIVGLVSMTAFSNAQIVINEIYTGGGVLGAAITNDFIELKNIGTATASLSGATLQYGPANGNFTQYYNIPSISLSPGQTYLIQQGGENLGGLINLVNPNLIVNVVLGFNGSTNVNVGAGLALTSGKVALASNATLVTGPTASNVLDFVGYGLADQYEGSAAAPSPTILNSISRTSGDTNSNFVDFTSTLPTPQSSASTLAVSDIQSISTSGNFIKNTLVKNNEIIFQKDVKDVKVYTSTGQLIKTNPLNNNDTLNIAELQKGSYIVTGVINNKAVSQKILKD; this is encoded by the coding sequence ATGAAAAAAGTATTTACTATTGTCGGGCTTGTCTCGATGACAGCATTTTCTAATGCACAGATTGTTATTAATGAAATCTACACAGGTGGTGGTGTTTTAGGCGCAGCCATCACGAATGATTTCATCGAATTGAAAAACATTGGAACTGCTACAGCCTCCCTGAGCGGCGCTACATTACAGTACGGTCCAGCCAACGGTAACTTTACCCAGTATTACAATATTCCGTCAATTTCCCTTAGTCCCGGACAAACGTATCTAATCCAGCAGGGTGGTGAAAATCTGGGCGGCCTTATCAATTTGGTTAACCCCAATCTTATTGTTAATGTTGTTTTAGGGTTTAATGGTTCTACTAATGTGAATGTCGGGGCAGGTCTTGCCCTTACCTCGGGTAAAGTAGCTCTGGCAAGCAATGCTACGCTGGTTACCGGACCAACAGCCTCCAATGTTTTAGATTTTGTAGGCTATGGGCTGGCTGACCAGTATGAAGGGTCCGCAGCAGCCCCGTCACCTACAATTTTGAATTCAATCAGCAGAACAAGTGGTGACACCAACAGCAATTTCGTCGATTTCACCTCGACATTACCGACCCCTCAGTCATCAGCAAGCACTTTGGCCGTAAGTGATATTCAGTCGATTTCCACCTCCGGCAATTTCATCAAAAATACACTGGTGAAAAACAATGAAATTATTTTCCAAAAGGATGTGAAAGATGTGAAAGTTTACACTTCTACAGGACAGCTGATCAAGACCAATCCGCTAAATAACAATGATACCCTTAATATTGCAGAACTGCAAAAAGGAAGTTATATCGTTACAGGAGTCATCAACAATAAAGCAGTTTCCCAAAAGATCCTGAAAGACTGA